Sequence from the Caballeronia sp. SL2Y3 genome:
GCGAAAGACTGAGCGGTTCGCCATCGACCCATTCCTGCATAACGGGATTGCGCCCGGCCGCAGCGCGCGCTTCGTGTTCTTCGCGGGCTGCGTCGAGTTGATCGTAGACATACGTGTCGAGTGCGCCCGCGCCGTCATCCGGCTTCACGACCCAGCGGCGTCCGTGTGACGCGACGGCCTGCTCGGGTTCGAGCGAGGGCATGACGGAGATGTCATGGACCGCGAGGCATGCGGCTGTCGCGCTTTTGCTCGACGCCGTGCGTATGGCTTCTTTGGCGCAGCCGAGCCAGCGCGCCGCGCCGACGGCATCGTGCAACTGCAACAACAGACCGTCGCATTCGGGCGCGATGATGATGGCATAGTCGTGCTCACGGGCGATGCGTGAGACAAAGCGCGTGATCGGCTCGCCGGGCTGCGGGCGCGCATGCGCGTGATCCTTGCTCATCTCTTCGAAGCGCGACGTGGCGACGGTGACATCGACGCCTTCGAGCGCGCGCAAGTCGGCGGCGATGGCGTCGCGCATGACGCGGCCTTCGACGATGAGCGCGCTGAGATCGGCGAGCGTGCTTGCGCTCGCGACATCGGGATCGATGCCGCCGCCGGTGAGGTACTCGAACACGAATATTCTGGTCAAGGGGAAGCCATCCATGCAGGTGATACCCGTTCTCGATCTGCTCGACGGCCACGCGGTGCGCGCAGTGCGCGGCGAGCGTTCGCGCTACCGGCCGATCCAGTCTTCGTTGTGCGCGACAAGCGAACCGTTGGAGGTCGCCCGTGCTTTGCTGGCCGCGACCGGCGCTTGCACGCTATACGTGGCCGATCTCGGCGCGATTCTCGGGCGCGGTGCGCATATCGACACCTTGGCGTCGCTTCGAGAGGCGCTCGGCGATGGCGTCGCTATCTGGCTCGACGCGGGCTTTCGCGATTTCGCG
This genomic interval carries:
- a CDS encoding ATP-grasp domain-containing protein; protein product: MTRIFVFEYLTGGGIDPDVASASTLADLSALIVEGRVMRDAIAADLRALEGVDVTVATSRFEEMSKDHAHARPQPGEPITRFVSRIAREHDYAIIIAPECDGLLLQLHDAVGAARWLGCAKEAIRTASSKSATAACLAVHDISVMPSLEPEQAVASHGRRWVVKPDDGAGALDTYVYDQLDAAREEHEARAAAGRNPVMQEWVDGEPLSLSLLCEDAGARLLSINHQRIALSEAAQSKPHERVVQFDGVDVNTVARHGDRGRVLERLAQRVAHAVPGLRGFAGIDLVWHPQRGPVVIEINPRVTMAYAELSKTRNIAAELLAAHGVPGFAQREPYLRAWGASS